From the Sediminitomix flava genome, one window contains:
- a CDS encoding glycoside hydrolase family 3 N-terminal domain-containing protein yields MKKTLRNSVLALSFLAAISSCSELTDKQNIQTASIENQVISQDIEAILKQMTLEEKVGQMTQITLDVITKGENVFVSDEPVELDPALLEEAIKKYKIGSVLNTANNRARTTEKWNQLISQIQELALKELKAPVLYGVDAIHGTTYTAGATFFPQQIGQAATWNRELTRQAAEVCAYETRASSIPWDFSPVLDLGRDARWARMWETFGEDVYLVSEMGKQVIDGYEGANNDISNPTKVASCLKHYLGYSSVSGKDRTPAFIPDIELRERYLVPFQKAIDAGAHTVMINSGIINGTPVHASHKLVTQILKEELGFQGLAVTDWADIENLHNRDKIAATQKEAVKLAINAGIDMSMVPYNFDFCKHLVELVNEGEVSMERIDDAVRRILKVKKALGLFETPVMDLKEYPEFGSEKSEQIAYNAALESITLLKNDKNVLPLSKGTKVLVTGPNANSMRTLNGGWTYSWQGEKVSEFAEGYNTILEAVQNHVGKNNVVYKAGVEYKMDGLYHEEQNINISAAVRAARNVDVILLCAGENTYTEKPGDLHDLHISENQEKLAKALAATGKPVVLILNEGRPRLISKFEDKMDAIVQTYLPGNFGADALTDLLYGKENFSGKLPYTYPKYPNSLVTYDMKPSEASKTMEGMYNYGGGPDVQYAFGHGLSYTTYEYNGLKVTETADNNFEIAVTVKNTGKRKGKEVVQLYISDLYATITPDLKRLRGFEKIELEAGASQEVKFTISPRDIAFVNADLNWVTEKGEFLINIGDQTATFSVAEDYIFNNNLSM; encoded by the coding sequence ATGAAAAAGACATTAAGAAATAGTGTGTTGGCCTTATCATTTTTGGCTGCTATCTCATCGTGTTCAGAACTTACTGACAAACAAAATATTCAAACAGCGTCTATCGAAAATCAAGTAATTTCTCAGGATATTGAGGCTATCTTGAAACAAATGACCTTAGAGGAGAAGGTGGGTCAGATGACGCAAATCACGTTAGATGTAATCACAAAAGGCGAAAACGTTTTCGTAAGTGATGAACCTGTAGAACTTGACCCTGCATTGCTTGAAGAAGCAATCAAAAAATATAAAATCGGTTCGGTACTCAATACAGCTAATAACCGAGCAAGAACTACTGAAAAGTGGAATCAGTTGATTTCTCAGATTCAGGAATTAGCCCTAAAAGAATTAAAAGCTCCTGTATTGTATGGGGTAGATGCCATTCATGGTACAACTTATACAGCAGGTGCAACATTTTTCCCTCAACAAATCGGACAAGCAGCAACTTGGAACCGTGAGTTGACTAGACAAGCAGCAGAAGTTTGTGCTTATGAAACCAGAGCTTCTTCTATTCCTTGGGATTTCTCACCCGTACTAGACCTTGGTCGTGATGCACGATGGGCGCGTATGTGGGAGACCTTTGGGGAAGACGTTTATCTTGTATCTGAAATGGGTAAACAAGTAATTGATGGATATGAAGGAGCAAATAATGATATTTCAAACCCTACAAAAGTCGCTTCATGTTTGAAGCACTATTTAGGATATAGCTCGGTATCGGGTAAAGACCGTACACCAGCATTCATTCCAGATATCGAATTGAGAGAGCGTTACTTGGTACCATTCCAAAAAGCGATTGATGCAGGAGCGCATACAGTAATGATCAATTCGGGTATCATCAACGGAACACCAGTTCATGCAAGTCATAAATTAGTGACTCAAATCTTGAAAGAAGAATTAGGCTTCCAAGGTTTGGCGGTAACAGACTGGGCAGATATTGAAAATCTTCACAATAGAGATAAAATTGCTGCAACTCAGAAAGAAGCAGTAAAACTAGCTATTAATGCGGGTATTGATATGTCAATGGTTCCTTACAACTTTGACTTCTGTAAACACCTAGTAGAATTGGTGAATGAAGGCGAAGTTTCTATGGAAAGAATTGACGATGCAGTTCGCAGAATTTTGAAAGTGAAAAAAGCATTGGGTTTATTCGAAACTCCAGTAATGGATTTGAAAGAGTACCCAGAGTTTGGAAGTGAGAAATCAGAGCAAATTGCTTACAATGCGGCACTTGAATCGATCACTTTATTGAAGAACGATAAAAATGTACTTCCACTTTCAAAAGGAACGAAAGTATTGGTAACAGGGCCAAACGCAAATTCTATGCGTACACTGAATGGCGGATGGACTTATTCTTGGCAAGGAGAAAAAGTTTCTGAATTTGCAGAAGGTTACAATACAATCCTCGAAGCAGTACAGAATCATGTAGGCAAAAACAATGTAGTCTACAAAGCAGGAGTAGAGTACAAAATGGATGGTTTATACCACGAAGAACAAAATATCAACATCTCAGCAGCAGTAAGAGCAGCAAGAAATGTAGATGTGATTCTACTTTGTGCAGGAGAAAATACTTATACAGAGAAGCCAGGTGATTTACATGATTTGCATATCTCTGAAAATCAAGAGAAGCTCGCCAAAGCATTAGCTGCAACAGGAAAACCAGTTGTATTGATCTTGAATGAAGGTCGCCCTCGTTTGATCAGTAAGTTTGAAGACAAAATGGATGCAATTGTTCAAACGTATCTACCAGGAAACTTTGGCGCAGATGCATTGACTGATTTGCTTTACGGAAAAGAAAACTTCAGTGGTAAGCTTCCATACACATACCCCAAGTACCCTAACTCTTTAGTGACTTATGATATGAAACCGTCGGAAGCCTCGAAAACGATGGAAGGTATGTACAACTACGGTGGAGGCCCAGATGTACAATACGCATTCGGACACGGTTTGAGTTATACCACTTATGAATACAACGGATTAAAAGTAACAGAAACAGCAGACAATAACTTTGAGATAGCTGTAACAGTAAAGAATACTGGAAAGAGAAAAGGAAAAGAAGTAGTTCAATTATATATTTCAGATTTGTATGCCACAATAACTCCAGATCTAAAAAGACTGAGAGGGTTTGAAAAAATTGAATTGGAAGCAGGTGCGTCACAAGAAGTGAAGTTTACCATCTCACCTCGTGATATTGCATTTGTAAACGCAGACCTAAATTGGGTAACGGAAAAAGGAGAGTTTTTGATAAATATTGGGGATCAGACAGCAACGTTCAGTGTAGCAGAAGATTACATATTTAACAATAACCTCAGTATGTAA
- a CDS encoding glycoside hydrolase family 16 protein, whose amino-acid sequence MNWRSLSVAVLCFSFFGQAKAQVPTKIQEGKYELVWSDEFDYVGLPDSTKWGYDLGGHGWGNNELEYYTDRAKNARVEAGKLIIEAHKEDYENRNYTSTRLITKGKGDWKYGRFEFRVRLPEGRGTWPAIWMLPTDWEYGGWPASGEIDILEHVGYASDEVHGTVHTEAYNHGEGTQKGGSLFMADNATGFHEYVIEWDEEKIVWFIDGRKYFQFKNEHKTYKEWPFDKRFHLLLNIAIGGGWGGKKGVDDSIFPLRMEVDYVRVYAKASELQ is encoded by the coding sequence ATGAATTGGAGAAGTCTAAGTGTGGCGGTGTTGTGTTTTAGTTTTTTTGGACAAGCAAAAGCACAAGTTCCTACTAAAATACAGGAAGGAAAATACGAGTTGGTTTGGTCTGATGAATTTGATTATGTCGGATTACCAGATTCTACGAAGTGGGGCTACGACCTTGGCGGACATGGTTGGGGAAATAATGAGTTGGAATATTATACTGATAGAGCAAAGAACGCTCGTGTAGAGGCGGGAAAGCTCATCATTGAGGCACATAAAGAAGACTACGAGAATAGAAATTATACTTCTACTCGTCTTATCACAAAAGGAAAAGGCGATTGGAAATACGGAAGATTTGAATTCCGAGTGAGGTTACCAGAAGGTCGTGGAACTTGGCCTGCAATATGGATGCTTCCAACAGATTGGGAATATGGCGGATGGCCTGCAAGTGGAGAAATTGACATTCTGGAACACGTTGGTTATGCTTCAGATGAAGTGCACGGGACAGTCCATACAGAAGCTTATAATCATGGAGAGGGAACACAAAAAGGTGGCTCACTTTTTATGGCAGACAATGCGACAGGTTTCCATGAATATGTGATTGAATGGGATGAAGAAAAAATAGTGTGGTTTATTGATGGAAGAAAGTATTTCCAATTCAAGAACGAACACAAAACATATAAGGAGTGGCCTTTTGATAAGCGTTTTCACCTATTGCTAAACATCGCTATTGGCGGTGGCTGGGGGGGCAAAAAAGGTGTTGATGATTCTATCTTCCCACTTCGTATGGAGGTTGATTATGTAAGGGTATACGCTAAAGCTAGCGAATTACAATGA
- a CDS encoding family 16 glycosylhydrolase codes for MRLKEISILFFLLTQFTLSYAQEDCVSLVWSDEFNYSGLPDQSKWGYDVGGNGWGNGEAQFYTENRLENARVENGKLIIEARKESMGGSDYTSARLVTRDKGDWLYGRFEIKAKLPTGRGTWPAIWMLPTDWEYGGWPDSGEIDIMEHVGHDPAIVHGTVHTKAYYHSIGTQKGGSTMVDDFNTAFHVYAIEWSEEEIVWYIDDVEYFRFKNEHKTYKEWPFDKRFHLLLNIAVGGSWGGAQGIDDTIFPQRMEVDYVRVYGYNPEAKITGADFLEKDTEATFETNIKEGNTYQWSFPEGVEILEGENSDIVKVKWGNIGGTVSVDVQTECDAYTAEKEVRGYTIPEGDMYILDHKDTEGSLRWKAVLGDDSNSIQLTEESDGSIRVDFDIPAPRGNPHLELELFDLLDLSTYRKVSMAIKADNAPENIRLDLYDYKELYNLENVFDSFNVVEGEEFFDYIHFYGVEGKETSGFSLDKIQTLKLYFNYSFLAGAKSGTFWLKPLVFTIPAEGEDQVEPEQPEEPQNPVTGVEDDLFYEVVVYPIPAKEELFIKNLKGNEQLTLIDIVGNQSELPFDELGKKEWKVKLPSVTQGIYFLQITSEEGSIKTFRILIEK; via the coding sequence ATGAGACTAAAAGAGATTAGTATATTATTCTTTTTACTTACTCAATTTACACTAAGTTATGCCCAAGAAGACTGTGTAAGTTTAGTTTGGTCTGACGAATTCAATTATTCAGGTTTACCCGACCAATCTAAATGGGGCTATGATGTAGGTGGAAATGGCTGGGGAAACGGCGAAGCCCAATTCTATACTGAAAATAGATTAGAAAATGCACGTGTTGAAAATGGAAAACTGATCATTGAAGCACGCAAAGAAAGTATGGGAGGAAGTGATTATACTTCAGCTCGATTAGTAACAAGAGATAAGGGAGATTGGCTGTACGGTCGTTTTGAGATCAAAGCTAAATTGCCAACAGGTCGTGGAACTTGGCCAGCAATTTGGATGCTTCCAACAGATTGGGAGTATGGCGGATGGCCAGATAGTGGTGAGATTGATATCATGGAACATGTTGGTCATGATCCTGCTATTGTGCATGGAACAGTACACACAAAAGCTTATTATCATTCGATTGGTACTCAAAAAGGTGGAAGTACAATGGTAGACGATTTTAATACGGCTTTTCATGTTTATGCAATAGAATGGTCAGAAGAAGAAATCGTTTGGTATATCGATGATGTAGAATATTTCCGTTTCAAGAATGAGCACAAGACGTATAAAGAATGGCCATTCGATAAACGTTTTCATTTGTTACTAAATATTGCAGTTGGTGGAAGCTGGGGAGGAGCGCAAGGCATAGATGATACGATTTTCCCCCAAAGAATGGAAGTGGATTATGTGCGTGTATATGGCTACAATCCAGAAGCAAAGATCACAGGAGCTGATTTTCTAGAAAAAGATACTGAAGCAACTTTCGAAACCAATATTAAAGAAGGAAATACCTATCAATGGAGTTTTCCTGAAGGAGTTGAAATCCTTGAGGGAGAAAACTCTGATATAGTAAAAGTAAAATGGGGAAATATAGGAGGAACAGTTTCTGTAGATGTTCAAACAGAGTGTGATGCTTATACTGCCGAAAAAGAAGTAAGAGGGTATACTATTCCTGAAGGAGATATGTATATCCTAGATCATAAAGATACTGAAGGTAGTTTACGTTGGAAAGCTGTTCTGGGTGATGACAGCAACAGCATACAGCTAACCGAAGAGTCAGATGGGAGTATCAGGGTTGACTTCGATATTCCCGCTCCTCGGGGAAATCCACATTTAGAATTAGAGCTATTTGATTTGTTAGACCTATCGACTTACCGAAAAGTGAGCATGGCTATCAAAGCAGATAATGCCCCAGAAAACATTCGTTTAGACCTTTATGATTATAAAGAGCTATATAATCTTGAGAATGTTTTCGATAGTTTCAATGTCGTGGAAGGAGAGGAGTTTTTCGATTATATCCACTTTTATGGTGTTGAAGGAAAAGAGACTTCTGGGTTCAGTTTAGATAAAATTCAGACGCTAAAGCTTTATTTCAATTATAGCTTTTTGGCAGGGGCGAAAAGCGGAACTTTCTGGTTGAAGCCATTGGTATTTACCATTCCTGCAGAAGGAGAAGATCAGGTAGAGCCAGAGCAACCAGAAGAACCTCAAAATCCAGTTACAGGAGTTGAAGATGATCTATTCTATGAGGTAGTGGTATATCCGATACCAGCCAAGGAAGAGTTATTCATCAAAAATTTGAAAGGAAATGAGCAGCTTACTTTAATCGATATTGTAGGAAATCAATCTGAACTACCGTTTGATGAGCTTGGAAAAAAAGAGTGGAAAGTAAAACTTCCGTCGGTAACACAAGGAATTTATTTTCTACAAATCACATCAGAAGAAGGAAGTATAAAGACTTTCAGAATACTTATTGAAAAGTAA
- a CDS encoding cellulase family glycosylhydrolase: MKRCIIFLSLLVSSFLANGQGFLRADGVDIINDNGPVLLRSIGTGNWMIQEGYMMQSTGAKVNTHTQFRTKLEESIGKHKTEKFYKTWLANHFTKADLDSMKAWGFNGVRVALHYKWFTLPIEEEELIDGKMTNTWLETGFTYTDKLVEWCTENEMYLILDMHGAPGGQGKDANISDYDKHKPSLWESEENKDKLEKLWIELASRYKNEKWIGGYDLINEPNWGFAEGDHQNGCGCKENDAIWDLHERLIKAVRTVDQNHIVYISGNCWGNNYDGLDTHSLREVDDNMVITFHKYWNYNTDKSVQAWLDMREKFQLPLWMSEAGENSNTWFSDCISLFEKNNIGWSWWPVKKQRMNNVLKVKTPETYKALLKAWEEGKTLSVKDTYKAVMDYAEAHKNENCEVAYDVIYAMLHQPHTNETAPFKSHKIGEPILFADYDMGKNELAYFDNVSADYHIDKNSDWMVWNSGYVYRNDGVDIGLHEEIPFVGWTEKGEWMNYTLNIPSEATYKIDINYLAENKEGLVRLKVNGKSVQECKLSQTGNEWVTQSFEGIQLPKGQVELRVEIMEGGMKLKSFTILKTQKI; the protein is encoded by the coding sequence ATGAAGAGATGTATCATATTTTTATCGCTTTTAGTCAGTAGCTTTTTGGCAAATGGACAAGGTTTCCTCCGAGCTGATGGAGTAGACATTATCAATGACAATGGCCCCGTTTTATTACGAAGCATCGGGACTGGAAATTGGATGATTCAAGAGGGCTACATGATGCAGTCTACAGGAGCTAAGGTCAATACGCATACGCAGTTCAGAACAAAGCTTGAAGAATCGATTGGTAAACACAAAACAGAGAAGTTTTACAAGACTTGGTTAGCGAATCATTTTACAAAAGCCGACCTAGATTCCATGAAAGCATGGGGCTTTAATGGTGTACGAGTAGCTTTACATTACAAGTGGTTTACTTTACCAATTGAAGAAGAAGAGCTAATTGATGGGAAAATGACAAATACTTGGCTAGAGACAGGTTTTACGTATACCGATAAATTAGTGGAATGGTGTACCGAAAATGAAATGTATCTGATTTTGGATATGCATGGAGCACCTGGAGGCCAAGGAAAAGATGCTAATATTTCAGACTACGACAAGCATAAACCATCGCTTTGGGAATCTGAAGAGAATAAGGATAAACTAGAAAAGCTGTGGATTGAATTAGCTAGTCGCTACAAAAATGAAAAATGGATAGGAGGTTATGATCTGATCAATGAACCCAACTGGGGGTTTGCAGAAGGAGATCACCAAAATGGGTGTGGCTGTAAAGAAAATGATGCTATTTGGGATTTGCATGAGCGTTTGATTAAAGCTGTTCGCACAGTAGATCAGAACCATATTGTATACATTTCGGGAAATTGTTGGGGGAATAATTACGATGGACTAGACACACATTCACTTAGAGAAGTTGATGATAATATGGTGATCACTTTTCATAAATATTGGAATTACAATACCGACAAATCAGTGCAAGCTTGGTTGGACATGAGGGAAAAATTTCAACTGCCACTTTGGATGAGTGAGGCTGGAGAAAACTCGAATACATGGTTTTCAGATTGTATTTCTCTTTTTGAAAAGAATAATATTGGATGGTCTTGGTGGCCTGTAAAAAAGCAAAGAATGAACAATGTCTTGAAGGTTAAAACACCAGAAACTTATAAGGCATTATTAAAGGCTTGGGAAGAAGGAAAAACACTTTCAGTAAAGGATACTTACAAGGCTGTGATGGATTATGCGGAGGCGCACAAAAATGAAAATTGTGAAGTAGCTTATGATGTGATTTATGCAATGCTTCATCAGCCACATACCAATGAAACAGCTCCTTTCAAGTCTCATAAAATAGGTGAGCCAATCTTGTTTGCAGATTATGACATGGGTAAAAATGAGCTAGCTTATTTCGATAATGTATCAGCAGATTATCATATCGATAAAAACTCTGATTGGATGGTTTGGAATTCTGGCTATGTTTATAGAAATGATGGTGTTGATATTGGCTTGCATGAAGAAATTCCTTTCGTAGGATGGACAGAAAAAGGGGAGTGGATGAATTATACCCTCAATATTCCTTCAGAAGCTACTTATAAAATTGACATCAACTATTTAGCCGAAAATAAAGAAGGGTTAGTTCGACTAAAAGTAAATGGAAAGTCTGTGCAGGAATGTAAGCTTTCTCAGACTGGGAATGAGTGGGTAACTCAGAGTTTTGAGGGGATTCAACTTCCAAAAGGACAAGTAGAGTTACGTGTAGAAATTATGGAAGGAGGAATGAAGTTGAAAAGTTTTACCATTCTTAAGACGCAGAAAATATAG
- a CDS encoding SMP-30/gluconolactonase/LRE family protein has translation MKKRFQLVAVLLSLFTSCQTATEQREKENVGTVEFSTEEMKALFAEDTQVEFLAEGFSWAEGPLWLEESNRLIFTDVPQNKIHQWSEANGLSLYLEGAGYKSQETLKGSNLGANGLQLNEKGQLVMCQHGGRQVAVLESSLETPEANFTSLAGSYEGKSLNSPNDLIFDKLGNLYFTDPPYGLEGRDVQKDLPFNGVYKLDTEDQLILLDSTLTRPNGVGISTDGKTLYVANSDPKKSIWMAYDITETGVENARLFYDATEWVGEKYKGLPDGLKVHSSGNIFATGPGGVWVFSPEGKVVGKISTPMPVANCAFDTKEEYIYLTANDKLLRVKLK, from the coding sequence ATGAAAAAGAGATTCCAATTAGTAGCTGTATTACTATCATTATTTACATCTTGCCAAACAGCAACAGAGCAGAGAGAGAAAGAAAATGTAGGAACAGTCGAGTTTTCTACTGAAGAAATGAAAGCCCTATTTGCTGAAGATACTCAAGTAGAGTTCTTAGCAGAAGGATTTTCGTGGGCAGAAGGACCGCTTTGGTTAGAGGAGTCAAATCGCTTGATTTTTACAGATGTTCCTCAAAATAAAATTCACCAATGGAGCGAAGCTAACGGATTGTCTCTTTATTTAGAGGGCGCAGGTTATAAAAGTCAAGAAACATTGAAAGGCTCAAACCTTGGAGCGAATGGTCTTCAGTTGAATGAAAAAGGACAGCTTGTAATGTGTCAGCACGGAGGACGCCAAGTAGCAGTTTTAGAAAGTTCTTTGGAAACGCCAGAAGCAAACTTTACAAGTTTAGCTGGAAGTTATGAAGGGAAAAGTCTAAATAGTCCAAACGATTTGATCTTCGATAAATTAGGGAATCTTTATTTCACAGACCCACCATACGGTTTGGAAGGAAGAGATGTTCAAAAGGATTTGCCGTTTAATGGTGTCTATAAATTGGATACAGAAGATCAGCTGATATTGCTAGATAGTACACTTACAAGACCTAATGGAGTTGGTATTTCTACAGATGGAAAGACACTTTATGTAGCCAACTCTGATCCTAAAAAATCAATTTGGATGGCATATGACATTACAGAAACAGGAGTTGAAAATGCACGCTTGTTTTACGATGCTACCGAATGGGTAGGGGAAAAGTACAAAGGTTTACCTGATGGTCTGAAAGTACATTCTTCTGGAAATATTTTCGCAACAGGTCCTGGCGGAGTCTGGGTTTTTTCTCCAGAAGGAAAAGTTGTGGGTAAAATTTCAACACCAATGCCGGTAGCCAACTGTGCTTTTGATACAAAAGAAGAGTACATCTATCTGACTGCAAATGATAAACTATTGAGA